The following proteins are encoded in a genomic region of Pyramidobacter porci:
- a CDS encoding CD3073 family putative ECF transporter S component, with translation MMNRKTYVTAFCGVAVAMSIVLGIVTSALKIPLYLDTMGTVLAAVLFGPAAGVIVGALSNIITGLIYSVRDIPFCLVNMAVGLVTGPVCRRFQFNLLTALLLGLALSFICPAIGTPIGIFVYGGLNGSFSDVLVMALVKGGQSIFQASFLRNVASNFVDKIGTCIVAYALLKAMPARFLGKENA, from the coding sequence ATGATGAACCGGAAGACGTACGTGACGGCGTTCTGCGGCGTGGCCGTAGCGATGAGCATTGTGCTGGGCATCGTCACCTCGGCGCTGAAGATCCCGCTCTATCTGGACACGATGGGCACGGTGCTGGCGGCGGTGCTGTTCGGGCCGGCGGCCGGCGTGATCGTCGGCGCGCTCAGCAACATCATCACGGGGCTGATCTACAGCGTCAGGGACATCCCCTTCTGCCTCGTGAACATGGCCGTCGGCCTGGTCACGGGGCCGGTCTGCCGCCGGTTCCAGTTCAATCTGCTTACGGCGCTGCTGCTCGGTCTGGCGCTGAGCTTCATTTGCCCGGCGATCGGCACGCCGATCGGCATTTTCGTCTACGGCGGGCTGAACGGCTCGTTCTCCGACGTGCTGGTGATGGCGCTGGTCAAGGGCGGTCAGTCGATCTTCCAGGCGTCGTTCCTGCGCAACGTGGCGTCGAATTTCGTCGACAAGATCGGCACGTGCATCGTGGCCTATGCGCTGCTGAAGGCCATGCCGGCGCGTTTCCTGGGGAAAGAAAACGCTTAG
- a CDS encoding ATP-binding cassette domain-containing protein encodes MICLKDLTYRYPTRRGDRDTARRAALDGISLDIPSGCFMAVLGPNGSGKSTLARHLNALLLPSSGAALVDGLDTADAGCLWRIRDAVGMVFQNPDNQIVGATVEEDAAFGPECRGLEPAEIRRRVTGSLEAMALADKRAAATSRLSGGEKQRAAAAGAVACLPSCLALDEPTAMLDPRARRELMAPLHRLNRERGVTVVLITHHPDEAAGADVVALMERGGVLKRGTSAEVLGDAEAMRRAGMELPPAAELARRLRRRGWAFRLSVLSEDEFVAQT; translated from the coding sequence ATGATCTGTCTCAAAGATCTGACGTACCGCTATCCGACGCGGCGCGGGGATCGGGATACGGCGCGGCGCGCGGCTCTGGACGGGATATCGCTGGATATTCCGTCCGGTTGTTTTATGGCGGTTCTGGGGCCGAACGGCAGCGGCAAATCCACGCTGGCGCGGCACCTCAACGCGCTGCTGCTCCCTTCGTCCGGCGCGGCGCTGGTGGACGGGCTGGACACGGCCGACGCGGGCTGCCTGTGGCGGATCCGCGACGCGGTGGGCATGGTCTTCCAAAATCCGGACAACCAGATCGTCGGCGCGACGGTGGAGGAAGACGCGGCGTTCGGCCCGGAGTGCCGCGGGCTGGAACCGGCGGAGATCCGGCGGCGCGTGACCGGCAGCCTGGAGGCCATGGCCCTGGCGGACAAGCGCGCGGCGGCGACGTCCCGCCTGTCGGGCGGGGAGAAGCAGCGCGCGGCGGCGGCCGGGGCCGTCGCCTGTCTGCCGTCGTGCCTGGCGCTCGACGAACCTACGGCGATGCTCGATCCGCGGGCACGGCGCGAGCTGATGGCGCCGCTCCATCGCCTCAACCGCGAGCGCGGCGTCACGGTGGTGCTGATCACGCACCACCCCGACGAGGCGGCGGGGGCCGACGTTGTGGCGCTGATGGAGCGTGGCGGGGTGCTGAAGCGGGGAACGTCGGCCGAAGTGCTTGGCGACGCGGAAGCGATGCGGCGGGCTGGTATGGAACTGCCGCCGGCGGCGGAACTGGCGCGGCGGCTCAGGCGGCGGGGCTGGGCTTTCCGCCTGTCGGTGCTGAGCGAAGACGAGTTTGTCGCGCAGACGTGA